The Castanea sativa cultivar Marrone di Chiusa Pesio chromosome 11, ASM4071231v1 genome contains a region encoding:
- the LOC142617168 gene encoding cellulose synthase A catalytic subunit 3 [UDP-forming] — translation MESEGETAAKSTKTLGGQVCQICGDNVGKTVDGEPFIACDVCAFPVCRPCYEYERKDGNQSCPQCKTRYKRHKGSPAILGDREEDADADDVGSDFNYNSEDQNQKQKIAERMLSWHMTYGPGEDVGAPSYDKEVSHNHIPLLTNGTEVSGELSAASPERLSMASPGVGGGGKRIHPLPYSSDVNQSPNIRVVDPVREFSSPGLGNVAWKERVDGWKMKQEKNVVPMSTGQANSERGAGDNRDIDASTDVLVDDSLLNDEARQPLSRKVSIPSSRINPYRMVIVLRLIILSIFLHYRITNPVPNAFALWLISVICEIWFAMSWILDQFPKWLPVNRETYLDRLALRYDREGEPSQLAAVDIFVSTVDPLKEPPLVTANTVLSILSVDYPVDKVSCYVSDDGAAMLTFEALAETSEFARKWVPFSKKYSIEPRAPEWYFAQKIDYLKDKVQPSFVKDRRAMKREYEEFKVRINGLVAKAQKIPEEGWIMQDGTPWPGNNTRDHPGMIQVFLGQSGGLDAEGNELPRLVYVSREKRPGFQHHKKAGAMNALVRVSAVLTNGPFLLNLDCDHYINNSKALREAMCFLMDPNLGKHVCYVQFPQRFDGIDRNDRYANRNTVFFDINLRGLDGIQGPVYVGTGCVFNRTALYGYEPPLKPKHNKAGFLSSLCGGSRKKGSKSSKKGSDKKKSSKNVDPTVPIFSLEDIEEGVEGAGFDDEKSLLMSQMSLEKRFGQSAVFVASTLMENGGVPQSATPETLLKEAIHVISCGYEDKSEWGTEIGWIYGSVTEDILTGFKMHARGWRSIYCMPKRPAFKGSAPINLSDRLNQVLRWALGSVEILLSRHCPIWYGYNGRLKWLERFAYINTTIYPITALPLLMYCTLPAVCLLTNKFIIPQISNIASIWFISLFLSIFATGILEMRWSGVGIDEWWRNEQFWVIGGVSAHLFAVFQGLLKVLAGIDTNFTVTSKASDEDGDFAELYLFKWTTLLIPPTTLLIINLVGVVAGISYAINSGYQSWGPLFGKLFFAFWVIVHLYPFLKGLMGRQNRTPTIVVVWSILLASIFSLLWVRVDPFTTRVTGPDVTQCGINC, via the exons ATGGAATCAGAAGGAGAAACTGCG GCAAAGTCCACAAAGACCCTGGGTGGACAAGTCTGCCAGATCTGTGGCGATAATGTTGGGAAGACTGTAGATGGTGAGCCATTCATTGCCTGCGATGTTTGTGCATTTCCTGTTTGCAGACCTTGCTATGAGTACGAGAGGAAGGATGGGAATCAGTCTTGCCCTCAGTGCAAAACCCGATACAAAAGACACAAAG GAAGTCCTGCAATTCTCGGTGATAGAGAAGAGGATGCTGATGCTGATGATGTTGGCAGTGACTTCAATTACAATTCGGAAGATCAAAACCAAAAGCAAAAGATTGCAGAGCGCATGTTGAGCTGGCATATGACATATGGACCGGGGGAGGATGTAGGAGCTCCCAGTTATGATAAAGAGGTTTCTCACAACCACATTCCTTTGCTCACCAATGGAACAGAG GTTTCTGGAGAATTGTCTGCTGCATCACCTGAGCGTCTTTCTATGGCATCTCCTGGAGTTGGTGGTGGCGGGAAGCGTATCCATCCCCTCCCTTATTCATCTGATGTTAATCAATCGC CTAATATTAGGGTTGTGGATCCGGTAAGGGAATTTAGTTCACCAGGATTAGGAAATGTAGCCTGGAAAGAAAGAGTTGATGGCTGGAAGATGAAGCAGGAAAAGAATGTTGTTCCAATGAGCACCGGCCAAGCCAATTCTGAAAGGGGTGCTGGTGATAACCGTGATATTGATGCCAGCACTGATGTGCTTGTGGATGACTCTTTACT GAATGATGAAGCTCGGCAGCCTCTTTCAAGAAAGGTTTCTATTCCATCTTCTAGGATAAACCCTTATAGGATGGTCATTGTTCTGCGGCTCATtattctctccatttttttGCACTATCGAATAACAAATCCTGTGCCCAATGCCTTTGCTCTGTGGTTAATATCTGTGATTTGTGAGATTTGGTTTGCAATGTCGTGGATATTGGATCAGTTCCCCAAGTGGCTGCCTGTAAACCGTGAAACATATCTTGACAGGCTTGCTCTGAG ATATGACCGTGAGGGAGAACCATCACAACTAGCTGCAGTTGACATATTTGTCAGTACTGTCGATCCATTGAAGGAGCCTCCTCTTGTGACAGCTAATACTGTGCTATCTATTCTCTCGGTCGACTACCCAGTTGACAAGGTCTCTTGCTATGTATCTGATGATGGTGCTGCTATGTTGACATTTGAAGCTTTGGCTGAAACATCTGAATTTGCAAGGAAATGGGTTCCTTTCTCCAAGAAATATAGCATTGAGCCTCGGGCTCCAGAATGGTACTTTGCACAGAAGATTGACTACTTGAAAGATAAGGTTCAACCATCATTTGTCAAAGATCGTAGAGCTATGAAG AGAGAATATGAAGAATTTAAGGTCCGTATTAACGGGCTTGTTGCAAAGGCACAGAAGATTCCTGAAGAAGGATGGATTATGCAAGATGGTACACCATGGCCTGGAAACAATACCAGAGACCATCCAGGAATGATCCAG GTTTTCTTGGGCCAAAGTGGAGGGCTTGATGCTGAGGGTAATGAGCTTCCACGTTTAGTTTATGTTTCTCGTGAAAAGCGTCCAGGTTTTCAACATCACAAGAAGGCTGGTGCTATGAATGCACTT GTTCGAGTATCAGCAGTGCTTACCAATGGACCTTTCTTGTTGAATCTTGATTGTGATCACTACATAAACAACAGCAAGGCCTTGAGAGAAGCTATGTGTTTCCTTATGGATCCCAACCTTGGAAAACATGTTTGTTACGTTCAGTTTCCACAGAGGTTTGATGGTATTGATAGGAATGATCGATATGCCAACAGAAATACTGTCTTCTTTGAT ATCAACTTGAGAGGTCTGGATGGCATTCAAGGCCCTGTTTATGTGGGTACAGGATGCGTCTTCAATAGAACAGCTTTATATGGTTATGAGCCACCTCTCAAACCTAAGCATAATAAAGCTGGATTTTTATCTTCGCTCTGTGGTGGGTCAAGAAAGAAGGGTTCAAAGTCTAGTAAAAAGGGTTCAGACAAGAAGAAATCTAGTAAGAATGTAGACCCCACTGTGCCTATTTTCAGTCTAGAGGATATAGAAGAGGGTGTGGAAG GTGCTGGATTTGACGATGAAAAGTCGCTACTCATGTCCCAAATGAGCTTGGAGAAAAGGTTTGGTCAGTCTGCTGTTTTTGTTGCGTCTACACTTATGGAGAATGGTGGTGTTCCACAATCTGCAACACCAGAAACTCTTCTTAAAGAGGCTATTCATGTCATCAGCTGTGGTTATGAGGACAAATCAGAATGGGGAACTGAG ATTGGATGGATTTATGGCTCTGTTACTGAAGATATTCTGACAGGATTTAAGATGCATGCTCGTGGTTGGCGGTCAATATACTGCATGCCCAAGCGCCCAGCCTTTAAAGGGTCTGCTCCTATTAATCTGTCAGATCGTTTGAACCAAGTGCTTCGATGGGCTTTAGGTTCTGTGGAAATTCTTCTCAGTAGACATTGCCCTATCTGGTACGGTTATAATGGCAGGCTTAAATGGCTTGAGAGGTTCGCATATATCAACACCACCATCTATCCAATCACTGCCCTTCCTCTTCTTATGTATTGTACTTTGCCGGCTGTCTGTCTACTTACAAACAAGTTCATTATTCCACAG ATCAGTAACATTGCAAGTATATGGTTTATATCGCTCTTTCTTTCCATCTTTGCTACCGGTATCCTAGAGATGAGGTGGAGTGGTGTTGGAATTGACGAGTGGTGGAGAAATGAGCAGTTTTGGGTTATTGGTGGTGTTTCAGCCCATCTCTTTGCCGTTTTCCAAGGTTTGCTTAAAGTACTTGCTGGTATTGACACCAACTTCACGGTTACATCCAAGGCATCAGATGAAGATGGAGACTTCGCTGAATTGTACTTGTTCAAGTGGACAACCCTTCTCATTCCACCAACAACTCTCCTTATCATAAACTTGGTTGGAGTTGTTGCAGGGATTTCCTATGCCATCAACAGCGGTTACCAATCATGGGGTCCTCTCTTTGGGAAGCTCTTCTTTGCCTTTTGGGTGATTGTCCATCTGTATCCCTTCCTTAAAGGTTTGATGGGTCGCCAGAACCGGACACCCACCATTGTTGTCGTCTGGTCAATTCTCCTCGCTTCAATTTTCTCATTGCTTTGGGTGCGAGTAGATCCATTTACCACTAGAGTTACCGGTCCAGATGTTACGCAGTGTGGAATCAACTGCTAG